From Syngnathoides biaculeatus isolate LvHL_M chromosome 19, ASM1980259v1, whole genome shotgun sequence, a single genomic window includes:
- the rmc1 gene encoding regulator of MON1-CCZ1 complex has protein sequence MGDEHYLELCDNLVQFENASSVNNVFFDEANKQVFAVRSGGATGVVVKGPDDKSSVAFRMEDKGEVKCIKFSIGNKILAVQRTSKSVDFINFIPDYPHTEFTHECKMRNANLLGFCWTNWNEIVFVSDQGVELYQVFPDKRAVKLLKSHSLNVNWYQYCPDTAVVLLSTTVQANVLQPFAFRSGSVSKMSKFEIELPVVPKPAKLSLSERDVAMATIYGQLYVMYLKHHSRSANSPGAEVVLYHLPRDGVCKKTHVLKLNTTGKFALNIVDNLVVVHHQSSQTSLMFDIKLKESDGAVSTHQPVLPARSIRPFDITRSGPAAVAAQLPVPCQLYSSSWSVFQPDIIISASEGYLWYLRVKLSPTVKLLHDKGKLMDFLLRRSDCKMVILSVCSQLVEGERRGSLPVVASVFDKLNQVYKDFLEAEQNYNSAAEAGPARGGGAAAHKRPIRSQAVIDQSDMYTHVLSPFTERKDASHKLTIAVLMEYIRSLNHFQIGVQHYLYELVIKTLVRHDLFYTLHQFLQYHVLTDSKPLACLLLSLESTYPPAHQLSLDMLKRLSTANDEIVEVLLSKRQVLGALRFIRSVGAHDNVSARKFLDAARQTGDRMLFFTVFRFFQQRNQRLRGNPAFNPGEHCEDHVLHFTRAFGEQAPMKAATA, from the exons ATGGGCGACGAGCACTACTTGGAGCTTTGCGACAATCTCGTACAATTTGAAAACGCTTCGAGCGTCAACAATGTTTTCTTCGACGAAGCCAACAAGCAG GTGTTCGCGGTGCGTTCAGGGGGCGCCACGGGGGTGGTCGTCAAAGGTCCGGACGACAAGAGTTCTGTCGCCTTCAG AATGGAGGATAAAGGAGAAGTCAAGTGTATCAAGTTCTCCATTGGGAACAAAATTCTGGCCGTGCAGAGAACGTCAAAGTCGGTG GACTTCATCAACTTCATCCCCGACTACCCGCACACGGAGTTCACGCACGAGTGCAAG ATGAGGAACGCCAACCTGCTGGGCTTCTGCTGGACCAACTGGAACGAGATCGTCTTCGTCAGCGACCAGGGCGTGGAGCTCTACCAG GTGTTTCCGGACAAACGTGCCGTCAAACTGCTCAAGAGTCACAGCCTCAACGTCAACTGGTACCAGTACTGTCCCGACACGGCCGTCGTGCTGCTGTCCACCACCGTGCAGGCCAACGTCCTGCAGCCCTTCGCCTTCCGG AGCGGGAGCGTCTCCAAGATGTCCAAGTTCGAGATTGAGTTGCCCGTCGTCCCGAAACCGGCCAAACTGAGCCTGTCGGAGAGAGACGTCGCCATGGCGACCAT TTATGGTCAGTTGTACGTGATGTACCTGAAGCATCACTCCAGGAGCGCCAACAGTCCCGGCGCCGAGGTGGTGCTGTACCACTTGCCCAG GGACGGAGTGTGCAAGAAGACGCACGTCTTGAAATTGAACACGACGGGAAAGTTTGCGCTCAACATTGTCGACAACCTGGTGGTGGTCCATCATCAGAGCTCCCAG ACGTCGCTGATGTTCGACATCAAGTTGAAGGAGTCGGACGGCGCCGTCAGCACGCATCAGCCCGTACTGCCCGCTCGCTCCATCCGGCCGTTCGACATCACGCGCTCAG GTCCGGCGGCGGTCGCGGCGCAACTTCCTGTCCCGTGTCAGCTGT ACTCTTCCTCCTGGAGCGTCTTCCAGCCCGACATCATCATCAGCGCCAGCGAAG GCTACTTGTGGTATCTTCGGGTCAAGTTAAGTCCCACAGTCAAGCTTCTGCACGACAAGGGCAAACTGATGGACTTCCTGTTACGGCGCAGCGACTGCAAGATGGTCATCCTGTCCGTCTGCTCGCAGC TGGTGGAAGGCGAGCGGCGAGGAAGCCTCCCCGTGGTGGCGAGCGTCTTCGACAAACTCAATCAGGTGTACAAAGACTTCCTGGAGGCGGAGCAAAACTACAACTCG GCCGCGGAGGCGGGTCCCGCGCgaggcggcggcgccgccgctCACAAGCGACCCATCAGAAGCCAGGCGGTGATCGACCAGTCCGACATGTACACGCACGTCCTGTCGCCGTTCACCGAGAGGAAG GACGCCTCCCACAAGTTGACCATCGCCGTGTTGATGGAGTACATCCGCTCGCTCAACCACTTCCAGATCGGCGTGCAG caTTACTTGTACGAGCTGGTGATCAAGACGCTGGTGCGGCACGACCTCTTCTACACGTTGCACCAGTTCCTGCAGTATCACGTCCTCACCGACTCCAAACCGCTC GCGTGTTTGCTGCTGTCCCTGGAGAGCACCTACCCCCCCGCCCACCAGCTGTCTCTGGACATGTTGAAG CGTCTGTCCACGGCCAACGACGAGATCGTGGAGGTCCTGCTGTCCAAGCGGCAGGTGCTGGGGGCGCTCCGCTTCATCCGCAGCGTGG GCGCCCACGACAACGTCTCCGCCAGGAAGTTTCTGGACGCGGCTCGTCAGACGGGAGACCGGATGTtgttcttcaccgtcttcaggTTCTTCCAGCAGAGGAACCAACGCCTCAGGGGGAACCCGGCGTTCAACCCCG GAGAGCACTGCGAGGATCACGTGCTTCACTTCACGCGCGCGTTCGGCGAGCAGGCGCCGATGAAGGCGGCCACCGCCTGA
- the eci2 gene encoding enoyl-CoA delta isomerase 2, mitochondrial isoform X1, which yields MTFMALRRLTLSRRLWRLSGVPAVGFRGTKTSTMGVTEQHFEEAKEKLSSLKKDPGNDVKLKIYALFKQATRGPCDTPKPGMLDFINKAKWDSWKSLGSITQDEARQQYCDLIGSLVAAEDGGSARESAGAGAGVGPRAYDSLLVSTEDDITTITLNRPAKKNAITTQMYEEIIEALQEAARGPSVVTVFTGAGDFYCSGNDLSNFTKIPEGGVEQMAKAGGELLRKFVKAFIDFPKPLAAAVNGPAVGISVTVMGMFDLVYASERATFHTPFSQLGQSPEGCSSYTFPRIMGFSKANEMLLFNKKLTAVQACQLGLVTEVFPDSSFRTEAWSRLRSYAKLPPDSLALSKQLIRSVEKERLHAVNDAEVERLMERWTSDECFNAVMDFFRSKAKL from the exons ATGACTTTCATGGCGTTGAGGAGGTTGACATTAAGTCGTCG GTTGTGGCGTTTGTCCGGCGTGCCCGCCGTCGGCTTCCGCGGCACGAAGACGTCCACGATGG GTGTGACCGAGCAACACTTTGAGGAGGCCAAGGAGAAACTTTCCTCGTTGAAGAAAGATCCCGGCaatgatgtcaaactcaagatcTACGCTCTCTTCAAACAG GCCACGCGCGGCCCGTGTGACACCCCCAAACCCGGAATGCTGGACTTCATCAACAAGGCCAAATGGGACTCGTGGAAGTCGCTGGGATCAATCACGCAG GATGAGGCCCGGCAGCAGTACTGCGATCTGATCGGCTCCCTGGTGGCGGCAGAAGACGGCGGCTCCGCCCGGGAGTCCGCCGGCGCCGGCGCCGGGGTCGGCCCTCGCGCTTACGACTCCCTATTGGTCAGCACGGAGGATGACATCACCACCATCACGCTGAATAGACCGGCCAAGAAGAACGCCATCACCACCCAG ATGTACGAGGAAATCATCGAGGCCCTCCAGGAAGCGGCGCGAGGCCCCTCGGTTGTCACCGTCTTCACCG GCGCCGGCGATTTCTACTGCAGCGGGAACGACCTGAGCAACTTCACCAAGATTCCCGAGGGAGGAGTGGAGCAGATGGCCAAAGCCGGCGGCGAGCTGCTCAG GAAGTTCGTCAAGGCCTTCATCGACTTCCCCAAGCCGCTGGCGGCGGCGGTCAACGGACCGGCCGTGGGGATCTCCGTCACCGTCATGGGAATGTTTGACCTGGTCTACGCTAGCGAGAGA GCCACCTTCCACACTCCCTTTAGCCAACTGGGTCAAAGTCCAGAAGGCTGCTCGTCGTACACGTTCCCTCGCATCATGGGATTCAGCAAG gCCAATGAGATGCTGCTGTTCAACAAGAAGCTGACGGCGGTCCAGGCGTGCCAGCTGGGCCTGGTGACGGAAGTGTTCCCCGACAGCAGCTTCCGGACGGAAGCGTGGAGCCGACTGAGAAGCTACGCCAAGCTACCTCCCGAC TCTCTGGCGCTGTCCAAGCAGCTGATCCGCTCGGTGGAGAAGGAGCGCCTCCACGCCGTCAACGACGCCGAGGTGGAGCGTCTGATGGAGCGTTGGACGTCGGACGAGTGCTTCAACGCTGTCATGGATTTCTTTCGGTCCAAAGCCAAGCTGTGA
- the eci2 gene encoding enoyl-CoA delta isomerase 2, mitochondrial isoform X2 — translation MGVTEQHFEEAKEKLSSLKKDPGNDVKLKIYALFKQATRGPCDTPKPGMLDFINKAKWDSWKSLGSITQDEARQQYCDLIGSLVAAEDGGSARESAGAGAGVGPRAYDSLLVSTEDDITTITLNRPAKKNAITTQMYEEIIEALQEAARGPSVVTVFTGAGDFYCSGNDLSNFTKIPEGGVEQMAKAGGELLRKFVKAFIDFPKPLAAAVNGPAVGISVTVMGMFDLVYASERATFHTPFSQLGQSPEGCSSYTFPRIMGFSKANEMLLFNKKLTAVQACQLGLVTEVFPDSSFRTEAWSRLRSYAKLPPDSLALSKQLIRSVEKERLHAVNDAEVERLMERWTSDECFNAVMDFFRSKAKL, via the exons ATGG GTGTGACCGAGCAACACTTTGAGGAGGCCAAGGAGAAACTTTCCTCGTTGAAGAAAGATCCCGGCaatgatgtcaaactcaagatcTACGCTCTCTTCAAACAG GCCACGCGCGGCCCGTGTGACACCCCCAAACCCGGAATGCTGGACTTCATCAACAAGGCCAAATGGGACTCGTGGAAGTCGCTGGGATCAATCACGCAG GATGAGGCCCGGCAGCAGTACTGCGATCTGATCGGCTCCCTGGTGGCGGCAGAAGACGGCGGCTCCGCCCGGGAGTCCGCCGGCGCCGGCGCCGGGGTCGGCCCTCGCGCTTACGACTCCCTATTGGTCAGCACGGAGGATGACATCACCACCATCACGCTGAATAGACCGGCCAAGAAGAACGCCATCACCACCCAG ATGTACGAGGAAATCATCGAGGCCCTCCAGGAAGCGGCGCGAGGCCCCTCGGTTGTCACCGTCTTCACCG GCGCCGGCGATTTCTACTGCAGCGGGAACGACCTGAGCAACTTCACCAAGATTCCCGAGGGAGGAGTGGAGCAGATGGCCAAAGCCGGCGGCGAGCTGCTCAG GAAGTTCGTCAAGGCCTTCATCGACTTCCCCAAGCCGCTGGCGGCGGCGGTCAACGGACCGGCCGTGGGGATCTCCGTCACCGTCATGGGAATGTTTGACCTGGTCTACGCTAGCGAGAGA GCCACCTTCCACACTCCCTTTAGCCAACTGGGTCAAAGTCCAGAAGGCTGCTCGTCGTACACGTTCCCTCGCATCATGGGATTCAGCAAG gCCAATGAGATGCTGCTGTTCAACAAGAAGCTGACGGCGGTCCAGGCGTGCCAGCTGGGCCTGGTGACGGAAGTGTTCCCCGACAGCAGCTTCCGGACGGAAGCGTGGAGCCGACTGAGAAGCTACGCCAAGCTACCTCCCGAC TCTCTGGCGCTGTCCAAGCAGCTGATCCGCTCGGTGGAGAAGGAGCGCCTCCACGCCGTCAACGACGCCGAGGTGGAGCGTCTGATGGAGCGTTGGACGTCGGACGAGTGCTTCAACGCTGTCATGGATTTCTTTCGGTCCAAAGCCAAGCTGTGA